The Populus alba chromosome 6, ASM523922v2, whole genome shotgun sequence genome contains a region encoding:
- the LOC118048100 gene encoding oligouridylate-binding protein 1 codes for MMQQQRLKQQAMMQYLHPALLAAPQIEPILSGNLPPGFDSSTCRSVYVGNIHPQVTDPLLQEVFSNTGPIEGCKLIRKDKSSYAFVDYFDRRSAALSIVTLNGRHLFGQPIKVNWAYASSQREDTSGHYNIFVGDLSPEVTDATLYACFSAYTSCSDARVMWDQKTGRSRGFGFVSFRNQQEAQNAINDLNGKWLGSRQIRCNWATKGANTNEDKPSTDAKSVDLTNGTSEDGQERNNDDAPENNPQYTTVYVGNLAPEVTSVDLHRHFHLLGAGTIEDVRVQRDKGFGFVRYSTHAEAALAIQMGNARIVYGKPIKCSWGSKPTPPGTSSTPLPPPAAGHMPSLSATELAVAAYEQQMALSKYGAPALMHPQGHHALKQAVMGMGTVGSSQAIYDGGFQNAAATQQLMYYH; via the exons atAGAGCCTATCTTGAGTGGAAATCTGCCTCCTGGCTTTGATTCAAGTACTTGCCGCAGTGT GTATGTAGGAAACATCCACCCACAAGTTACAGATCCCCTTCTTCAAGAGGTTTTCTCAAACACAGGACCTATTGAAGGATGTAAGCTCATTCGGAAAGATAAG TCATCCTATGCCTTTGTGGATTACTTTGATCGCAGATCTGCCGCTCTTTCCATTGTGACCCTTAATGGAAGGCATCT GTTTGGGCAGCCTATTAAAGTTAACTGGGCTTATGCTAGTAGTCAGAGAGAGGATACATCAG GTCATTATAATATCTTTGTTGGTGATCTTAGCCCTGAAGTTACAGATGCTACATTGTATGCATGTTTCTCTGCATATACTAGTTGCTC TGATGCAAGGGTTATGTGGGACCAGAAGACTGGTCGTTCTAGAGGATTTGGATTTGTTTCTTTCAGGAATCAGCAG GAGGCTCAAAATGCAATTAATGACTTAAATG GAAAGTGGCTTGGGAGCAGACAAATTCGGTGTAATTGGGCCACCAAAGGTGCCAATACTAATGAAGACAAGCCAAGTACTGATGCCAAAAGTGTAGATCTAACAAATGGAACATCAG AAGATGGTCAGGAAAGGAATAATGATGATGCTCCAGAGAACAATCCTCAGTATACCACAGTTTATGTTGGCAATCTTGCTCCTGAG GTTACTTCTGTTGATCTACATCGGCATTTCCATTTGCTTGGTGCTGGAACTATTGAAGATGTTCGGGTGCAACGTGACAAAGGTTTTGGGTTTGTGAGATACAGCACCCATGCTGAAGCAGCTCTGGCTATTCAGATGGGAAACGCTCGAATTGTGTATGGAAAACCAATTAAG TGTTCATGGGGTAGCAAGCCCACTCCACCAGGGACAAGCTCTACCCCTCTTCCCCCACCAGCTGCCGGACATATGCCAAGCCTTTCAGCTACTGAACTTGCAGTTGCAGCCTACGAACAGCAGATGGCATTGAGCAAATACGGTGCACCGGCCCTTATGCATCCACAGGGTCATCATGCCCTTAAGCAGGCAGTCATGGGAATGGGTACTGTTGGAAGTAGCCAGGCAATTTATGATGGTGGGTTCCAGAACGCTGCAGCAACACAGCAGCTAATGTACTACCACTAA